A single region of the Salvia splendens isolate huo1 chromosome 18, SspV2, whole genome shotgun sequence genome encodes:
- the LOC121777402 gene encoding non-lysosomal glucosylceramidase-like produces MVGGNLFHYRKNSWPPQEYINRATLQLFDIDGAAPPEHALRRKLNSHASILKEFSITFREAIQMIRLGIRLWHYVREEASHGRKAPIDPFTREHCKPSASQGVPLGGMGSGSISRGFRGEFRQFQILPGTCETSPVMANQFSIFISRDGGKKKYSSVLSPGQHGGLGKPNDQGISSWGWNLNGQHSTYHALFPRAWTVYDGEPDPELKISCRQISPFIPHNYRESSLPTSVFVYTLVNTGKERAKVSLCFTWANSIGGTSHLTGNHVNEPFIGDDGVSGVLLHHKTAKDNPPVTYAIAACETQNVSVSVLPCFGLNEESCVTAKDMWGKMVQDGHFDQENFSKGPSMPSSPGDTHCAAVSASTWVEPHGKCTIAFAVSWSSPKVKFCKGKSYNRRYTKYYGTSKYAAKDLVHDSLTKYILWEEEIEKWQNPILKDDKLPEWYKFTLFNELYFLVAGGTVWIDSGLPMEDSVGTNSVITNDKKSKRKHVTIVHKSTGLVKETAVEDCDASVDVDPSSGGDTARRGSSDEEESSSCGSGDGENSLKTSPIKLPKPINDDEDVGRFLYLEGVEYIMWCTYDVHFYASFALLELFPKIELSIQSEFANAVLFEDRRKVKFLAEGNQGIRKVKGAVPHDLGTHDPWHEMNAYNIHDTSRWKDLNPKFVLQVYRDFAATGDLSFGADVWPAVCAAIDYMDQFDRDNDGMIENDGFPDQTYDAWTVHGISAYCGSLWLAALQAAATMAVQLGDHAFAEKCKNKFVKAKVVFEEKLWNGSYFNYDSGFSNNSKSIQADQLAGQWYTAASGLPNLFDDCKIRSALQKIHDFNVMKVQGGRIGAVNGMHPNGKVDETCMQSREVWTGVTYAAAATMIHAGMTEQAFTTAEGIFLAGWSDEGYGYAFQTPEGWTTDGHFRSLIYMRPLAIWAMQSALSSSKTVHKAPMVVAMDRSHEPSDTSNLSYNKGGVKKRVKKPWCFGNAIFHCSC; encoded by the exons ATGGTTGGTGGAAATCTGTTTCATTATAGAAAGAATTCATGGCCGCCACAAGAATACATTAATCGAGCAACTTTGCAATTG TTTGATATTGATGGTGCTGCCCCTCCCGAACACGCATTGAGAAGAAAATTAAATAGCCATGCCAGTATTCTCAAAGAATTCAGTATCACATTTAGAGAAGCCATACAAATG ATTCGACTAGGAATACGACTATGGCATTACGTACGGGAAGAAGCATCGCATGGAAGG AAAGCACCCATAGACCCTTTTACTCGAGAACATTGCAAACCCTCTGCATCACAAGGAGTGCCGCTAGGTGGGATGGG GAGCGGTAGCATATCTAGAGGCTTCAGGGGGGAATTTAGGCAATTTCAAATACTTCCTGGTACATGCGAGACTTCACCAGTGATGGCCAATCAATTCTCT ATCTTCATATCTCGTGATGGAGGAAAGAAGAAGTATTCATCGGTTTTATCTCCTGGACAGCATGGAGGCTTAGG AAAGCCAAATGATCAAGGTATATCATCCTGGGGTTGGAATTTAAATGGTCAGCATTCTACATATCATGCTCTATTCCCCAGGGCGTGGACAGTTTATGACG GTGAACCAGACCCTGAGTTGAAAATATCTTGTAGGCAGATATCACCATTTATACCTCATAACTATAGAGAGAGTAGCCTTCCCACATCTGTGTTTGTGTACACT TTGGTGAATACCGGGAAGGAGAGGGCAAAAGTCAGCTTGTGTTTTACTTGGGCG AATTCTATTGGAGGCACGTCACATCTAACGGGAAATCATGTCAACGAGCCATTTAT AGGTGATGATGGTGTGTCAGGCGTGCTGCTACATCACAA GACGGCAAAAGATAACCCTCCTGTGACTTATGCAATTGCTGCCTGTGAAACTCAGAATGTGAGTGTCTCAGTTTTGCCTTGTTTTGGCCTGAATGAAGAAAGCTGTGTAACTGCAAAAGATATGTGGGGCAAAATGGTGCAG GATGGACACTTTGATCAAGAGAATTTTAGCAAGGGACCTAGCATGCCGTCGTCACCTGGGGATACCCATTGCGCTGCAGTTTCTGCTTCTACATGGGTTGAGCCTCATGGGAAGTGCACAATTGCATTTGCTGTTTCTTGGTCATCTCCTAAAGTTAAATTCTGCAAAGGGAAGTCCTACAATAG GAGGTATACTAAATACTATGGTACTTCGAAATATGCAGCTAAGGACCTGGTCCACGACTCTCTAACAA agtacatactgtgggaagaagAGATTGAAAAATGGCAGAACCCTATTCTTAAAGATGATAAACTGCCAGAATG GTACAAATTTACTCTGTTCAATGAGCTATATTTTCTAGTTGCTGGTGGAACAGTGTGGATTG ACTCGGGCTTACCGATGGAGGATTCAGTTGGTACCAATTCTGTGATTACGAATGACAAAAAATCGAAAAGGAAACATGTAACGATAGTTCACAAATCAACTGGGCTTGTAAAGGAGACTGCTGTTGAAGATTGTGATGCCTCTGTAGATGTTGATCCAAGCAGCGGTGGAGATACGGCTCGGAGAGGATCTTCAGATGAAGAAGAGTCGAGCTCTTGTGGGAGTGGAGATGGAGAGAACTCTCTCAAAACTTCCCCTATCAAGTTGCCAAAGCCCATCAATGACGACGAAGATGTAGGCAGGTTTTTGTATTTGGAAGGCGTCGAGTATATCATGTGGTGCACGTATGATGTGCACTTCTATGCGTCTTTTGCGCTTCTCGAGCTGTTTCCGAAGATAGAGCTAAGCATACAGTCGGAATTTGCAAACGCCGTGCTGTTTGAGGATAGACGGAAAGTCAAGTTTTTAGCAGAGGGGAATCAAGGAATCCGTAAGGTGAAAGGAGCTGTTCCTCACGATCTCGGAACTCACGATCCGTGGCACGAGATGAATGCATACAACATACACGACACGAGTAGGTGGAAGGATCTGAACCCGAAGTTCGTTCTTCAGGTGTACCGAGACTTTGCTGCGACAGGGGACCTTTCGTTCGGGGCAGATGTCTGGCCTGCTGTCTGCGCTGCAATAGACTACATGGACCAATTTGATAGGGACAATGACGGTATGATCGAGAACGACGGGTTCCCAGATCAAACATATGATGCATGGACCGTTCACGGCATAAGTGCTTACTGCGGTTCCTTATGGCTCGCCGCGCTGCAAGCAGCCGCGACCATGGCCGTCCAACTAGGCGACCACGCATTTGCCGAGAAGTGCAAGAACAAATTCGTGAAGGCGAAAGTCGTATTCGAGGAGAAGCTATGGAACGGGTCCTATTTCAACTATGACAGTGGGTTTAGCAATAATAGTAAATCCATCCAAGCCGATCAGCTCGCCGGGCAATGGTACACGGCAGCGTCAGGTTTGCCCAATCTTTTTGATGATTGCAAGATCCGAAGCGCGCTCCAGAAGATTCACGATTTCAATGTCATGAAAGTTCAAGGAGGCAGGATCGGGGCTGTTAACGGAATGCATCCGAACGGTAAGGTAGACGAAACCTGCATGCAGTCTCGAGAAGTATGGACAGGAGTAACTTATGCCGCAGCTGCTACCATGATCCATGCCGGAATGACGGAGCAGGCTTTCACCACCGCTGAAGGCATATTCCTCGCCGGCTGGTCGGATGAAGGATACGG GTACGCTTTCCAGACGCCAGAAGGCTGGACAACCGATGGGCACTTCCGTTCCCTCATATACATGAGGCCGCTCGCCATATGGGCAATGCAGTCGGCGCTGTCCTCATCCAAGACAGTCCACAAAGCCCCTATGGTTGTGGCGATGGACAGATCGCATGAACCCTCCGATACTTCAAATTTGTCCTACAACAAGGGTGGTGTCAAGAAGAGAGTGAAGAAGCCGTGGTGCTTTGGCAACGCCATATTCCACTGTTCGTGCTGA